The genomic region CATGGCGGCGCTGCGCTACCGCAACCAGACAGGCAAGGGCCAGCACATTGACCTCTCCGAGGTGGACGCCTGCGCCAGCCTGCTGGCGTATCCCATCATGGACTACGTGATGAACGGGCGCGTCACCCAGCCCCAGGGCAACCGCAGCGTGCTCATGGCGCCGCACAACATCTACCGTTGCCTGGGCGACGACGCGTGGGTCGCCATCGCCGTCGCGACGGACGCGGAGTTCCGCAGCCTGTGCGGCGTGATGGGCAGGCCGGAACTGGCGAAGGACCCGCGCTTCGGCGACACGTACCTGCGCATAAAGAACCGCGCCATGTTGGACGACGCCGTGGCCGCGTGGACGAATGGGCGGGAGCCGCGCGACGCCGCGGACACCCTGCAGGCCGCGGGCGTGGCCGCCGAGCCGGTCATGAACATCCAGGACAACTACTTCGACCCGCACCTGCAGGAGCGGAAGTCGTTCGTGGAGATAGAGCACTCGGTCATCGGCGCCATCACGCTGCCCGCGGTGCCGTGGCGGCTCTCGGAGACGCCCGGCCGTATCCGGCGGCCCGCTCCCACGCTGGGCCAGCACAACGAGCACGTCTGCCGCGAAGTCCTGGGCCTGTCCGCCGACGAGTTCCAGGCGCTGGAGCGCGAAAAGGTGTTCGGCTAGCGTCCTGCTTAGGAAATACGTTCCCTATTCCATGTCATACCGGCGGAAGCCGGTATCCAGAGAAGCATCGGGGAACGCTGGATTCCGGCCCCGTATCGGGTACGGGGCAAGCTTTTCGCCGGAAAGGCGGTAAGAGCCTACCCAACAACCGTGCGTCCGAAGAGAGTGCAGAGAGGGCAACGCCCTTTCTGCTGTGGGTCTGGGGGTGACCCACGGGGTTGTTTCCCATCCCCCGGCTCCCTTGCCAAGGGAGCGGGGGACACAGGGGGTGAGGGTTGTTGGACAGGCTCTTATTTGGAGAATGGAAGCCGCTCTGGGAGCAAGCGCCAGACTGTCCGCGTTGACACCCGCCGCGCGCTTCGCTATGCTCCGGCGTGCCGAGACGTTACGCACGGAGGCGCGGCCATTCCGACGCGACGCACGCCCAGGGCAGGCGCCCTCCAGGGCACCCTCGTCCTGGACCTGACTTGGATTCTCTCCGGCCCCTTCTGCACCATGACCCTCGCGGACATGGGCGCTCGCGTCATCAAAGTGGAGCGCCCTGATGGCGGCGACATGGCGCGGGGCAACGGGCCGTTCATCCACGGCGAAAGCTCGTACTTTCTGAGTGTCAACCGGGGCAAGGAGAGCATCGCGCTCAACCTGGCGTCGCCGGAGGGGAAGGAGCTGTTCCTGCGCCTCGTGGACAGGGCCGACGTGGCGGTGGAGAACTTCGTGCCCGGGGCCATGCGCAGGCTGGGCCTGGACTATGCAGTCCTGCGCCGGCGCAATCCCCGCCTGGTCTATTGCGCCATCTCGGGC from Dehalococcoidia bacterium harbors:
- a CDS encoding CoA transferase, with the translated sequence MTTLPLEGYRVIDFGTAWAGPQVAQILSDFGAEVIKIESRARMDGLRMGRPIVSDKVAAGDQGQEPELQPLFHALNRGKLSVTLDYKNPKGRELLLKLAARSDVATENYSPGVLDRAGLGYDDLKKVKRDIVMLSLSAAGATGPLSDVVAYAPTMMALGGMMGLTGYENERVLMPWSGYGDANAALHGVFAIMAALRYRNQTGKGQHIDLSEVDACASLLAYPIMDYVMNGRVTQPQGNRSVLMAPHNIYRCLGDDAWVAIAVATDAEFRSLCGVMGRPELAKDPRFGDTYLRIKNRAMLDDAVAAWTNGREPRDAADTLQAAGVAAEPVMNIQDNYFDPHLQERKSFVEIEHSVIGAITLPAVPWRLSETPGRIRRPAPTLGQHNEHVCREVLGLSADEFQALEREKVFG